In a single window of the Acyrthosiphon pisum isolate AL4f chromosome X, pea_aphid_22Mar2018_4r6ur, whole genome shotgun sequence genome:
- the LOC103309443 gene encoding uncharacterized protein LOC103309443, whose translation MKSGSFSGLQKRICEIVPNATFMHCCSHNINLIICDAAKSSRKVQSFFEIVQDIFNFFSSSGPRWTDLAFGEEEGTVIRKVVLKKLCATRWEARHNALYSLRMRFVDILKALTKLQLTSTKKNERDMALALKKKLESPEFILILCVWENILKSMQFVSKKLQSVDLHLQQALDQLNTAISDIKLMRENYDTIVDKAKKMCDSWSIPFTFHQSRERYSKLFPGEIDGDRRLTITQDNFKVTVFYPVIDTILSQLKFRFTGLNTVCDYFRFLIPFSMISMTKELLIRSTYDFIEKYRDDISSDFTRQIVSLQDFFSFKG comes from the coding sequence ATGAAAAGTGGTTCATTTAGTGGACTCCAAAAGAGAATTTGTGAAATAGTGCCCAATGCAACTTTTATGCACTGCTGTTctcataatattaacttaataatatgtgatgCCGCTAAGAGTTCCAGGAAAGTTcaatcattttttgaaattgtacaagatattttcaatttttttagttcaagTGGTCCCCGGTGGACCGATTTAGCTTTCGGCGAAGAAGAAGGAACTGTTATTAgaaaagttgtattaaaaaaactatgcgCAACTCGGTGGGAAGCCCGTCATAATGCATTATATTCTTTGAGAATGCGgtttgtagatattttaaaagctCTCACAAAATTACAGTTgacaagtacaaaaaaaaatgaaagagaTATGGCCTTAGCTCTTAAGAAAAAGTTAGAATCACcagaatttattttgatattgtgtgtttgggaaaatattttaaagtctaTGCAATTTGTATCCAAAAAACTGCAGTCTGTTGACTTGCATTTGCAACAGGCCTTGGATCAATTAAATACGGCCATCTCAGATATCAAATTGATGCGTGAAAACTATGATACAATTGTTGAcaaagcaaaaaaaatgtgtgattcATGGAGTATACCATTTACATTCCATCAAAGCCGTGAAcggtatagtaaattatttcccGGTGAAATTGATGGTGATAGACGACTAACAATTACCCaggataattttaaagtaactgTTTTTTATCCTGTTATTGATACTATATTATCACAGctaaaatttagatttactgGATTGAACACTGTATGTGattatttcagatttttaatACCGTTTAGTATGATTTCAATGACAAAAGAACTTTTAATTAGGTCAActtatgattttattgaaaagtACCGTGACGATATTAGTAGTGACTTCACGCGTCAAATAGTCAGTcttcaagattttttttctttcaaaggATAA